The sequence below is a genomic window from Neomicrococcus aestuarii.
ACGTCGCGGGACCCAGCCTGCGTCAGCAAGGAACCCAACTCCACGTCCGGGTTCACGCCAGGAACGGGTACGCGGAAGAACTTGATGATGACATCGCCTTCAGCGGACTGCACCACTACCGAAGTATTGGACTGCTCCCCACCCAAAACGCCCGCCACCAGCGGCATCGCAAAGGCGGAACGCGCAGCGAACTCCGGCGTGGGCCGGCCCTCAGCGCCACCCGTCCGATTCCCACGGCGCACCATTTCCAGCCACGCGGCGACAAACGCCGGATCGTGAGTGCCGTCGTAGACGAACACCGTGGGCTGACCAGCCTCAGTCAGCAAGCCCAAGAGCGCAGCCTCAATATCAGCCTGGTCATCCTCGTCGGCAGCCACCAGCGGCTTCAGACGGAAGGACAGCGGCACGTGCACCACGGCCGTATCAGCAGCCGGAGAATCTACCGCCAACAGCACAGACTCCAAGCTCGCTACGCCGCGAGGCTCGTCCAACGCCACGGTTCCGGCCACGCGCAGCGAGAATTCTCGCCCGCGCGCCGGGAACCAACGCTGCTGCTCAAGCCACTCCGAAAGCAGCGTCAACAACGCCGGGTTCTCGGAGTTGGGGATGATGTTGCTTTCGTCGATGCTCATAGCGTTAGCTTGCCTCCTGGCGTCCGTGAAAGGGAGTAATGACCGGTAGCGAGGTTGTCGCCGGCGAAGAAACATCAGACTTCGGCGAGCGCACGCGCAGCCAGTAGAAGCCCTGGGATCCAAGCGAAATGGTGGCGTGACCATCGGCAGACACCGGCGGGAAGACATGTCCGCCGAAGACATCGCGCAAGCCGCGCTCCGCGTAATCCGGCAAACGCAGTTCCGCGCTCACAGGGTGCTGGGACAAGTTGTACACGCACAGAATCTGTTCGGCTGCGCCGGATTCCACGTGCAAGTCCTCTTCCAGCTGCACATCGGTGGATTCGCGCAAGAACGCGAGCACTTGCGGCGAGGACGTCTCCACGTTGCGGTAGGTACCGGTGCCGAACACCGGGTGCTGTCGGCGCACGCCGAGCATTTGACGCAGCCAGTGCAGCATCGATGACGAGTGCGCGAGCTGCTGCTCGACGTTCACGGTGGCGAAGTTGTAGACGAGCGACTGAATCACCGGCAAGTACAGCTTGCCGGGATCCGCGCTCGAGAAACCGGCGTTGCGGTCCGGGTTCCACTGCATCGGCGTACGGGACGCGTCGCGGTCTTCCAACCAAATGTTGTCGCCCATGCCGATCTCGTCCCCGTAGTACAGGAACGGGCTGCCGGGCAGGGCGAGCAAGAGGGCGTGGATGAGCTCGAGCTCAGAACGGGAGTTATCCAGCAACGGCGCCAAACGGCGGCGAATACCCACGTTGGCGCGCATGCGTGAATCTGGCGCGTACCAGCCCAGCATCGCTTCGCGCTCGGCGGGCGTGACCATTTCGAGGGTCAGCTCGTCGTGGTTACGCAAGAACGTTCCCCACTGGGTTCCGGCAGGAATCTCCGGGGTGTGTTCCATGGCCTCAATGATGGGTCCGGCCTGCTGATCACGCAGCGCGTAGTAAATCTTCGGCATGATCGGGAAGTGGAAGCACATGTGGCATTCGGGCGCTTCTTCCGTACCGAAGTACTCCACCACTTCAGCCGGTGGCTGGTTGGCTTCGGCGATGATGATGCGGCCCGGGTACTCGCGGTCCACCATGGAGCGCAGGTCCCGCAAGAAATCGTGGGTTCCTGGCAAGTTTTCGCAGTTGGTCCCGTCTTCTTCGAAGAGGTACGGGATGGCGTCAGCGCGGAAGCCGTCCACGCCGAGGTCCAGCCAGAATCGCACCACGTTGAACATGGCCTCATGCACGGCCGGGTTCTCAAAGTTCAGGTCTGGCTGGTGGCTGAAGAAGCGGTGCCAGAAGAACTGGCGGCGCACGGGGTCAAAGGACCAGTTGGACTCTTCCGTGTCAATGAAGATGATGCGGGCATCCTGGTACTTCTCATCCGTATCGCTCCACACGTAGAAATCGCCGTACGGGCCGTCGGGGTCCTTGCGCGATTCTTGGAACCACGGGTGCTGATCACTGGTGTGGTTCATGGGGAGGTCGATGATGACGCGCAACCCGCGCGCGTGCGCTTCAGAGACCAGGCGGCGGAAGTCGCCGAGCGTACCGAATTCGTCCAGCACGTCCTCGTAGTCCGAGATATCGTAGCCGCCGTCTTTCAACGGTGACTTGTAGAACGGTGGCACCCACAGGCAGTCGATGCCGAGCCACTGCAGGTAGTCGAGCTTGTCAATCAGCCCGGAAAGATCGCCCACACCGTCGCCGTTGGAATCGGCGAAGGCGCGGACGAGGACTTCGTAGAATACGGCTTTGCGGTGCCAATCGGGGTCATGGGAAATGCCCGGTGCGTGCAGTTGAAATGGATTAGCCACGGATACCTCGACGGACAGAAAGAATATGGGCGGGACGAACGTGTGGATCGAGGCGGTAGTAGTTTTCCGCGCTCCATTCCCACGTTTCGCCAGAAAGCAGATCATCCACCAAGAAGGTGCCGTTGTCCGTAAGATCCTCGGGACGCAGGTCTAGCGCGGAAAGATCCAAGTGAACTTGGCCTTCGCGGGCATAGTGAGAATCGGTGTTGACAAGGACAATGACGGTATCGATGTCGCTTGATTTTTCTGCAGGTACGACGACGCCGCTTGCGTCCGTAAGGACACCGTGCGGTTGGGCGTGG
It includes:
- the treS gene encoding maltose alpha-D-glucosyltransferase; this encodes MANPFQLHAPGISHDPDWHRKAVFYEVLVRAFADSNGDGVGDLSGLIDKLDYLQWLGIDCLWVPPFYKSPLKDGGYDISDYEDVLDEFGTLGDFRRLVSEAHARGLRVIIDLPMNHTSDQHPWFQESRKDPDGPYGDFYVWSDTDEKYQDARIIFIDTEESNWSFDPVRRQFFWHRFFSHQPDLNFENPAVHEAMFNVVRFWLDLGVDGFRADAIPYLFEEDGTNCENLPGTHDFLRDLRSMVDREYPGRIIIAEANQPPAEVVEYFGTEEAPECHMCFHFPIMPKIYYALRDQQAGPIIEAMEHTPEIPAGTQWGTFLRNHDELTLEMVTPAEREAMLGWYAPDSRMRANVGIRRRLAPLLDNSRSELELIHALLLALPGSPFLYYGDEIGMGDNIWLEDRDASRTPMQWNPDRNAGFSSADPGKLYLPVIQSLVYNFATVNVEQQLAHSSSMLHWLRQMLGVRRQHPVFGTGTYRNVETSSPQVLAFLRESTDVQLEEDLHVESGAAEQILCVYNLSQHPVSAELRLPDYAERGLRDVFGGHVFPPVSADGHATISLGSQGFYWLRVRSPKSDVSSPATTSLPVITPFHGRQEAS